In Lotus japonicus ecotype B-129 chromosome 5, LjGifu_v1.2, one genomic interval encodes:
- the LOC130716848 gene encoding chloroplast stem-loop binding protein of 41 kDa a, chloroplastic: MAMATLASSSPSLLCSPTSSKLLPLSHSSTLRLSFSSSFHSSSLSVSPTFLAHPSSVSGRFGKHAAAFSISASAAEKKKVLIVNTNSGGHAVIGFYFAKELLGASHEVTILTVGEESSDKMKKPPFNRFSEIVSAGGRTVWGNPAEVGSVLGGEAFDVVLDNNGKDLESVRPVIDWAKSSGAKQFLFISSAGIYKTTDEPPHVEGDAVKADAGHVGVEKYIEETFESWAVFRPQYMIGSGNNKDNEEWFFDRIVRDRPVPIPNSGLQLTNIAHVRDLSSMLTLAVENPDAANHTIFNCVSDRAVTLDGMAKLCAQAAGRPVNIVHYDPKAIGIDAKKAFPFRNVHFYAEPRAAKTKLGWSSTTNLPEDLKERFEEYIKIGRDKKPIKFELDDKILEALKVPVPV; this comes from the exons ATGGCCATGGCCACGCTAGCTTCCTCTTCACCTTCGTTGCTCTGTTCCCCAACCTCTTCCAAGCTCCTCCCACTTTCACATTCTTCTACTTTGCgcctttctttctcttcatcctTTCACTCATCCTCTCTATCAGTTTCTCCCACCTTTCTAGCACACCCTTCTTCAGTTTCTGGACGTTTTGGTAAACATGCTGCTGCATTCAGCATCAGTGCCAGTGCtgcagagaagaagaaggtgcTCATCGTGAACACCAACAGTGGAGGGCATGCTGTGATTGGTTTCTACTTTGCAAAAGAGCTTCTAGGTGCCAGCCATGAGGTCACCATACTCACTGTTGGTGAAGAAAGCTCAGACAAGATGAAGAAACCTCCTTTTAACAGATTCTCA GAAATTGTGAGTGCTGGAGGCCGCACAGTGTGGGGGAATCCGGCTGAAGTAGGGAGCGTTTTAGGAGGGGAAGCTTTTGATGTGGTTTTGGACAACAATGGCAAGGATCTTGAGTCTGTGAG GCCGGTGATAGATTGGGCCAAGAGTTCTGGTGCCAAGCAATTCTTGTTTATCAGTAGTGCTGGAATCTACAAAACCACAGATGAACCTCCACATGTTGAAGGG GATGCTGTTAAAGCAGATGCTGGTCATGTTGGTGTGGAGAAATACATTGAAGAAACTTTTGAGAGTTGGGCAGTGTTCCGGCCACAGTACATGATTGGGTCTGGCAACAACAAAGACAATGAGGAGTGGTTCTTTGATA GGATTGTTAGGGACAGACCAGTGCCAATTCCTAACTCAGGATTGCAGCTCACAAACATAGCTCATGTTAGGGACTTGTCCTCAATGCTTACGCTAGCTGTGGAGAACCCAGATGCTGCAAATCATACAATTTTCAACTGTGTGAGTGATCGTGCCGTGACTCTGGATGGAATGGCCAAACTTTGTGCTCAAGCTGCAGGGCGCCCTGTTAACATAGTGCATTATGATCCAAAAGCTATTGGCATTGATGCAAAGAAAGCTTTCCCTTTCCGTAATGTG CACTTCTATGCTGAACCTAGAGCAGCCAAAACTAAATTGGGGTGGAGTTCAACCACAAACCTCCCTGAAGACCTGAAGGAACGGTTTGAGGAGTACATAAAGATTGGGAGAGACAAGAAGCCCATAAAATTCGAGCTAGATGATAAGATATTAGAGGCCTTGAAAGTTCCTGTGCCTGTGTGA
- the LOC130716847 gene encoding RAN GTPase-activating protein 1, whose protein sequence is MDSAAQSYQHRSLSIKLWPPSQSTRLMLVERMTKNLTTPSIFSRKYGLLSKEEAEEDAKEIEDVAFANAAQHFEKEPDGDGSSAVQIYAKESSKLMLEVLKRGPKVKDDGELVSEKAGSTAETVFDISGGRRAFIDGEEAAELLKPLRGPNSYTKICFSNRSFGLDAAHVAEPILISIKDQLKEVDLSDFIAGRPEAEALEVMTIFSSALEGCALRYLNLSNNAMGEKGVRAFRSLLKSQYNLEELYLMNDGISEEASKAVAELIPSTEKLRVLHFHNNMTGDEGAVAIAEIVKRSPALEDFRCSSTRVGSDGGVALAEALGACKHLKKLDLRDNMFGVEAGVALSKVIPAFVDLTEIYLSYLNLEDDGAEALANALKESAPSLEILDMAGNDITAKAAASVAACISSKQFLTKLNLSENELKDEGAVLISKALEEGHGQLNEVDLNTNSITWSGARLLAEAVVQKPGFKLLNINTNFISEEGVDELKNIFKNSPDTLGPLDENDPEGEDNDYEAEEDDEHDELESKLKGLGI, encoded by the coding sequence ATGGATTCTGCAGCGCAGTCGTACCAGCATCGCTCACTTTCAATCAAGTTATGGCCTCCTAGCCAGAGTACAAGGCTAATGCTTGTGGAGCGGATGACCAAGAACCTAACTACTCCGTCCATTTTCTCTAGAAAGTATGGGCTGCTGAGCAAAGAAGAGGCTGAGGAGGATGCGAAGGAAATTGAGGATGTAGCTTTTGCTAATGCTGCCCAACACTTTGAGAAGGAGCCTGATGGTGATGGGAGTTCTGCTGTACAGATTTATGCCAAGGAGTCTAGTAAGCTTATGTTGGAGGTGTTGAAAAGAGGACCAAAAGTGAAGGATGATGGAGAATTGGTATCTGAGAAGGCTGGTTCTACTGCTGAAACTGTTTTTGACATATCTGGGGGTCGCAGAGCTTTTATTGATGGGGAGGAAGCTGCTGAACTTTTGAAACCATTGAGGGGGCCAAACTCTTATACTAAGATATGTTTCAGCAATAGGAGTTTTGGCTTGGATGCTGCTCATGTAGCTGAGCCCATCCTTATATCAATTAAGGATCAATTGAAAGAGGTAGATCTATCAGATTTTATTGCTGGAAGGCCAGAAGCAGAAGCACTTGAAGTGATGACTATATTTTCTTCTGCGCTGGAAGGTTGTGCTTTAAGATATCTGAATCTGTCAAATAATGCCATGGGTGAAAAGGGGGTAAGAGCATTTCGGTCGCTCCTGAAATCGCAATATAACTTGGAGGAGCTTTATTTGATGAATGATGGTATTTCAGAGGAAGCTTCAAAAGCAGTTGCTGAATTGATCCCTTCCACTGAGAAGCTTAGGGTTCTTCATTTCCATAATAATATGACTGGGGATGAAGGGGCGGTTGCTATTGCTGAAATTGTGAAACGTTCCCCAGCTTTGGAAGATTTCCGCTGTTCATCTACCAGAGTAGGCTCTGATGGTGGAGTTGCTCTTGCTGAAGCACTTGGGGCTTGTAAGCATTTGAAGAAGCTTGATTTGCGTGACAATATGTTTGGTGTGGAAGCTGGAGTTGCTCTAAGCAAAGTAATACCTGCATTTGTTGATCTGACTGAGATATACCTCAGTTATTTGAACTTGGAGGATGACGGCGCAGAAGCCCTTGCCAATGCACTCAAGGAATCTGCACCGTCACTGGAAATTTTGGATATGGCTGGGAATGACATAACTGCAAAAGCTGCTGCATCTGTGGCTGCCTGCATATCATCAAAGCAGTTCCTAACCAAGTTAAATTTATCTGAAAATGAACTGAAGGATGAAGGTGCAGTTTTGATCAGTAAGGCACTGGAAGAAGGTCACGGCCAATTAAATGAAGTTGATTTAAACACAAACTCAATCACATGGTCAGGAGCTAGGCTGTTGGCAGAAGCTGTTGTTCAAAAACCTGGATTTAAGTTGCTAAACATTAATACTAACTTCATTTCTGAAGAAGGTGTCGATGAGTTGAagaatatatttaaaaattcgcCTGATACGCTGGGTCCTTTGGATGAGAATGATCCTGAAGGAGAGGACAATGACTATGAggctgaagaagatgatgagcaTGATGAGTTGGAATCAAAACTGAAGGGCCTTGGCATTTAG
- the LOC130719586 gene encoding uncharacterized protein LOC130719586, with translation MAAGGVTTSPGVLDELHSSNLDNIIMEMLSWRDQRKATRAARPGDVSKLRNRKQQGKRIQSRTSVSQRSKQHKESFSVFVDGLGDRMTLQKLRAIFEKAGRLRDAFIQHKKRFQRRSRFGFLRFSSDEEAWKAIRMFHGLRLDNEVILEFESKEEMDDIIAKCSFFLEQKLYDVKPCTVLSFGVAQLVWIRLWQVPLGLWNESLFTSVGNRLGAYVLSDSATLS, from the exons ATGGCGGCTGGCGGCGTGACAACATCTCCTGGGGTTCTGGACGAGCTCCACAGCAGCAATCTGGACAACATCATTATGGAGATGCTC TCATGGCGTGATCAAAGGAAAGCAACAAGGGCTGCAAGACCTGGAGATGTTTCTAAGTTAAGAAACAGAAAACAACAGGGTAAAAGAATTCAGTCAAGAACCAGTGTGTCTCAAAGATCCAAACAACACAAGGAGTCCTTTTCGGTGTTTGTAGATGGATTGGGAGATAGGATGACGCTTCAGAAATTAAGAGCAATTTTTGAGAAGGCAGGGAGGCTTCGGGATGCGTTCATTCAGCATAAAAAAAGATTTCAACGGCGTTCCCGATTTGGATTCTTGCGCTTTTCTAGTGATGAAGAGGCATGGAAGGCCATTCGCATGTTCCATGGCTTGCGACTAGACA ATGAGGTGATCTTGGAATTTGAAAGTAAGGAAGAGATGGATGACATAATTGCAAAGTGTAGTTTCTTTTTGGAGCAGAAATTATATGACGTCAAACCTTGCACTGTGCTTTCCTTTGGCGTGGCACAACTTGTCTGGATTCGTCTATGGCAGGTTCCGTTGGGTTTGTGGAATGAATCTTTATTCACCTCTGTTGGAAATAGGCTAGGGGCTTATGTGTTGTCTGATTCCGCAACCTTGTCGTGA
- the LOC130720683 gene encoding probable inactive patatin-like protein 9, translating into MELSKVTLEIFSKLEQKWLSHCDQEPPPNKTRILSIDGGGTTAIVAGATLIHLEDQIRLQTSDPDAQIADFFEIIAGTGIGAILAAMITAADAFGRPLYTAREAVRVLTERSSELYKLKSGGVFRLRRRRRFSSTSMDHVLKQIFRRKEDGRLLTLKDTCKPLLIPCFDLKSSAPFVFSRADASESPSFDFELWKVCRATSATPSRFHPFNLTSVDGKTSCSAVDGGLVMNNPTAAAVTHVLHNKRDFPAVNGVEDLLVLSLGNGSSNAKACENEKEKENHRTCSTPSVVGIVLDGVSETVDQMLGNAFCWNRTDYVRIQVFGLGTEVTTEEEVLKERGLESLPFGGKRLLTETNGNRIDSFVQRLVAATGKPSLPSSPCKVTAVTSLANGR; encoded by the exons ATGGAGTTGAGTAAAGTAACCCTAGAGATCTTCTCCAAACTGGAGCAGAAATGGCTCTCTCACTGCGATCAAGAACCACCACCAAACAAAACCCGCATTCTCAGCATTGACGGCGGAGGAACCACCGCCATTGTCGCCGGCGCCACCCTCATCCACCTTGAGGATCAGATCCGTCTCCAAACCTCCGATCCCGACGCGCAGATAGCAGATTTCTTCGAAATCATCGCCGGGACTGGCATTGGCGCCATCCTCGCCGCAATGATCACCGCCGCCGACGCCTTCGGCAGGCCTCTCTACACTGCCAGGGAAGCTGTACGCGTCCTCACCGAGAGAAGCTCTGAACTCTACAAACTCAAATCCGGCGGAGTATTCCGCCTCCGCCGGCGCCGGAGATTCTCCTCAACCAGCATGGATCACGTGTTGAAGCAAATCTTCCGGAGAaaggaagatggaaggttgttGACGTTGAAGGACACGTGTAAACCGCTGCTTATCCCTTGCTTTGACCTCAAGAGTTCTGCGCCGTTCGTGTTTTCCCGAGCCGACGCTTCCGAATCTCCCAGCTTCGACTTCGAGCTTTGGAAAGTGTGCCGCGCCACGTCAGCAACGCCCAGCCGTTTCCACCCGTTCAATCTCACCTCCGTCGACGGGAAAACCTCCTGCTCCGCCGTCGACGGCGGCCTGGTGATGAACAACCCGACGGCGGCGGCCGTCACGCATGTCCTCCACAACAAGCGCGATTTCCCGGCGGTGAACGGGGTGGAGGATCTCCTTGTTCTTTCCCTTGGGAACGGATCGTCGAATGCGAAGGCATGCGAGAacgagaaggagaaggagaaccACCGCACGTGCTCCACGCCGTCGGTGGTTGGCATTGTGCTCGACGGAGTTTCCGAGACTGTTGACCAGATGTTAGGGAACGCTTTCTGCTGGAATCGTACTGACTACGTCAGAATCCAG GTGTTTGGTTTGGGAACTGAAGTGACAACGGAGGAGGAGGTGCTGAAAGAGAGGGGGTTGGAGTCGTTACCGTTTGGCGGGAAGCGGTTACTGACGGAGACAAACGGAAACAGAATCGATAGCTTCGTGCAACGACTTGTTGCGGCTACCGGAAAACCTAGCCTGCCGTCGAGTCCGTGCAAAGTTACCGCCGTGACATCTCTTGCTAACGGacgttag